One segment of Candidatus Eisenbacteria bacterium DNA contains the following:
- a CDS encoding T9SS type A sorting domain-containing protein — MEVWLHFRVIPGACTNTGDPWFGVYPPFAWHSARADTAQKRTILAPDIWMGAFHEADPNYGLASGRWGGEGNDILPDGLFTSGTHVDYYVSTNCEGSANSFEMRNEEPGYENLPDDVEVLPSFSGDVGEGQYPCVLYCDHNDMRGTQRWMEDALRCVPTTWDRYDKRAPSSSRKTGIGRSAGSEKGATLTQLQGYKSVLLDAGAIYSGVENADVDLFTSYLAGASASEPKFLSIQGNDVARYLNAAAARKTFMNNYLQATYVNRYYYSTSGNTNWCVNLTSETGNYIRGGAAGDTVCALKGNMCPNSFNMIDIQTGSTTGKAELKFVNPSSPSQSYYAQVANQVKDANQSILYRTVLSSYATDQVRSVGCPGGVSGWQFGDSVGICTDPLKGWQREVRDKVRWGDMYGVCASLSTSISIPGAVNVGFVDALKGAYPNPMNPSTTINFSLKTRGKVSLRVFDASGRLVRKLVDSRLEAGRHTVSWDGRNDRGLKLGSGVYFYQIETEGGFKSVKKIVILK, encoded by the coding sequence ATGGAGGTCTGGCTCCACTTCAGGGTGATCCCCGGTGCTTGCACAAACACGGGCGATCCATGGTTTGGAGTCTATCCCCCGTTTGCCTGGCATTCAGCCAGGGCGGATACTGCACAGAAAAGAACGATTTTGGCTCCAGATATTTGGATGGGTGCATTCCACGAAGCTGACCCGAACTATGGCCTTGCGAGTGGGAGATGGGGAGGGGAGGGGAACGACATTCTGCCAGACGGTCTCTTTACTTCAGGCACCCATGTTGACTATTACGTTTCGACCAACTGTGAGGGCAGCGCCAACTCTTTTGAGATGAGGAATGAGGAACCGGGTTATGAGAATCTTCCTGATGATGTTGAGGTTCTGCCATCATTCAGCGGTGATGTGGGAGAAGGTCAATATCCATGCGTGCTTTATTGCGACCACAATGACATGCGCGGTACGCAGAGGTGGATGGAGGATGCGCTGAGGTGCGTTCCCACGACCTGGGATCGCTATGATAAGAGAGCGCCTAGCTCCAGTAGGAAGACAGGTATTGGCCGCTCAGCCGGTTCTGAGAAGGGTGCCACGCTCACCCAGCTCCAAGGATACAAGTCTGTTCTCCTGGATGCCGGAGCGATCTATTCGGGCGTGGAAAATGCGGACGTGGACCTTTTCACTTCGTACCTGGCCGGTGCCAGCGCCAGCGAACCGAAGTTCCTCTCGATTCAGGGTAACGACGTCGCGAGGTATCTGAATGCCGCTGCGGCCCGGAAGACATTCATGAACAACTACCTGCAGGCAACGTACGTGAATAGGTACTACTACTCGACATCAGGCAATACGAACTGGTGTGTGAATCTGACAAGTGAAACCGGAAACTACATTCGCGGAGGAGCCGCCGGTGACACTGTTTGTGCGCTCAAAGGGAACATGTGTCCGAATTCGTTCAACATGATTGATATTCAGACAGGAAGCACAACCGGCAAAGCTGAGCTCAAATTCGTCAATCCTTCGAGTCCGAGTCAGAGTTACTACGCTCAGGTGGCGAACCAGGTGAAGGATGCGAATCAGAGCATTCTATACCGCACAGTTCTGAGCTCCTATGCTACAGATCAGGTTCGTTCCGTTGGTTGCCCTGGTGGTGTATCTGGATGGCAGTTTGGCGATTCCGTGGGAATCTGCACCGATCCGCTCAAGGGCTGGCAGCGGGAGGTTCGGGACAAAGTCAGATGGGGTGACATGTATGGGGTGTGTGCAAGTCTCAGCACGAGCATTTCGATTCCCGGTGCCGTGAATGTTGGGTTCGTTGATGCGTTGAAAGGCGCATATCCAAATCCGATGAATCCTTCGACAACTATCAACTTCTCACTGAAGACCCGTGGGAAAGTCTCGCTTCGAGTATTTGATGCATCCGGAAGGCTTGTCAGAAAGTTGGTTGACTCCAGGCTCGAGGCCGGTAGGCACACAGTCAGCTGGGACGGGAGAAACGACAGGGGCCTCAAGCTTGGCTCGGGAGTCTACTTCTACCAGATTGAAACGGAGGGCGGCTTCAAGTCCGTAAAGAAGATAGTAATCCTCAAATAA
- a CDS encoding electron transfer flavoprotein subunit beta/FixA family protein: protein MWRLGTSAADSFDRGMDDMNLLVVLKQVPDTDAQIRIKDGKLDTSGVKFVVNPYDEFAIEEALRIKEKRGEVKITLLTLGPKRAVEALKSGLALGADEAFHLVHETIDGSDPYLSAFVLAKAIQKLEADIILCGKQGIDYYCEQTGIILAELLNLPHVAVVTKLEISDDGKQVTAHREIDGGIEVVESPVPLVVTAQKGLNEPRYASLKGIMAVRTKKIEEWSLQSLGLTPDEISGQARVNYESVTTPPSKPPAKIIQGEARDAARELVKILIEEAKVI, encoded by the coding sequence ATGTGGCGGCTTGGCACTTCGGCAGCGGACAGCTTTGACAGGGGGATGGATGACATGAACTTGCTAGTTGTGCTTAAGCAGGTGCCAGACACCGATGCTCAGATAAGGATCAAAGACGGAAAGCTTGACACTTCGGGTGTGAAGTTCGTGGTCAATCCCTACGATGAGTTTGCAATTGAGGAAGCTTTGAGAATAAAAGAAAAACGGGGCGAAGTGAAAATTACACTGCTCACCCTTGGCCCGAAAAGGGCGGTGGAGGCCCTGAAGAGCGGTCTTGCCCTGGGCGCGGACGAGGCCTTCCATCTGGTGCATGAGACAATTGACGGCTCTGATCCGTACCTTTCTGCTTTTGTGCTCGCGAAAGCAATTCAGAAACTTGAAGCCGACATCATCCTTTGCGGGAAACAGGGGATAGACTACTACTGCGAGCAAACCGGGATCATTCTCGCAGAGCTGCTTAATCTCCCTCACGTAGCTGTTGTCACGAAGCTCGAGATTTCCGATGACGGTAAGCAAGTTACCGCACACAGGGAAATCGACGGCGGCATCGAAGTGGTTGAGAGCCCCGTCCCTCTGGTTGTAACTGCGCAGAAAGGTCTGAACGAGCCGCGCTACGCTTCTCTCAAAGGAATAATGGCGGTGAGGACGAAGAAAATTGAAGAATGGAGTCTCCAGTCGCTGGGCTTAACGCCTGATGAGATTTCGGGCCAAGCGCGGGTCAACTATGAATCCGTCACAACGCCGCCTTCAAAGCCTCCCGCGAAGATAATTCAGGGAGAAGCCAGGGATGCCGCGCGGGAACTTGTGAAAATACTGATAGAGGAAGCAAAAGTCATCTAG
- a CDS encoding radical SAM protein codes for MKNRILKPDLRVVFWELTYGCNLKCIHCRAEAGPQRSPDELSTEEALELIHRIKEFANPIVVLTGGEPLVRPDIFEIAQAASRTSLRVALATNGTLIDDSVASRIVDSGIQRVSISLDGASSVTHDTFRGVPGSYDAAIRGFKALKKLGMELQINVTVAKHNLAELPQIMRNAEKMGAHAFHMFLLVPVGCGIQIAQNEEITPRQYEEVLRWFYEEMKNSRMEMKATCAPHFFRVRAQLDKEGKKKLRDPSAGHGGMSGMTRGCLAGSSVCFVSHRGDVYPCGYLPLKAGNVREQPFQQIWFDSPLFASLRDLSQLKGKCGACEYKFLCQGCRARAYGISGDYLNEEPFCVYEPARMKT; via the coding sequence GTGAAAAATCGAATCCTGAAACCTGACCTCAGGGTTGTTTTCTGGGAGCTCACCTACGGTTGCAACCTCAAATGCATACACTGCAGGGCAGAGGCGGGTCCGCAGCGTTCGCCTGATGAGCTTTCGACTGAAGAAGCTCTGGAGCTTATCCATCGAATCAAGGAGTTCGCAAATCCAATCGTTGTACTGACAGGCGGGGAACCTCTGGTAAGGCCCGACATATTTGAAATAGCACAAGCAGCGTCTCGGACCTCCCTGAGAGTTGCGCTTGCGACTAACGGCACTCTGATTGATGACAGTGTAGCTTCCCGAATCGTGGATTCGGGTATCCAGAGGGTAAGTATCAGTCTTGACGGTGCATCAAGCGTCACGCATGACACTTTCCGGGGGGTGCCTGGCTCCTATGATGCCGCGATTCGCGGGTTCAAAGCATTGAAGAAACTCGGAATGGAGCTACAGATAAATGTAACAGTTGCAAAGCACAATCTGGCAGAGCTTCCTCAAATCATGCGGAATGCAGAGAAGATGGGCGCTCACGCTTTCCATATGTTTCTTCTTGTTCCTGTGGGATGCGGAATCCAGATAGCACAGAACGAAGAAATCACTCCCCGGCAGTACGAAGAAGTCCTCAGATGGTTCTACGAAGAGATGAAGAACTCCAGGATGGAAATGAAGGCCACCTGTGCTCCACATTTCTTCAGAGTAAGGGCACAGCTTGACAAAGAGGGAAAGAAGAAGCTGCGAGATCCATCCGCAGGTCATGGCGGCATGTCGGGCATGACGCGAGGCTGCCTTGCGGGCAGTTCGGTCTGTTTCGTTTCTCACAGGGGTGATGTCTATCCTTGCGGCTACCTTCCGCTCAAGGCAGGAAATGTGCGCGAGCAGCCGTTCCAACAGATTTGGTTCGACTCACCGCTCTTTGCCTCTCTCAGAGACCTAAGTCAACTCAAGGGAAAATGTGGAGCGTGCGAATACAAGTTTCTCTGCCAGGGATGCAGGGCACGGGCCTATGGCATAAGCGGCGATTACCTTAATGAGGAGCCATTCTGCGTGTACGAGCCTGCGCGAATGAAGACGTGA